Proteins from a single region of Haliaeetus albicilla chromosome Z, bHalAlb1.1, whole genome shotgun sequence:
- the NSA2 gene encoding ribosome biogenesis protein NSA2 homolog → MPQNEYIELHRKRYGYRLDYHERRRKKEGREAHERSRKAKKMIGLKAKLYHKQRHAEKIQMKKTIKMHEKRNTKKKNDEKTPKGAVPAYLLDREGQSRAKVLSNMIKQKRKEKAGKWEVPVPKVRAQGETEVLKVIRTGKRKKKAWKRMVTKVCFVGDGFTRKPPKYERFIRPMGLRFKKAHVTHPELKATFCLPILGVKKNPSSPLYTTLGVITKGTVIEVNVSELGLVTQGGKVIWGKYAQVTNNPENDGCINAVLLV, encoded by the exons ATG CCGCAGAACGAGTACATCGAGCTGCACCGCAAGCGCTATGGGTACCGCCTGGACTACCacgagaggaggaggaagaaggagggcCGCGAGGCTCACGAGCGGTCGCGGAAGGCGAAGAAGATGATCGGGCTGAAGGCCAAGCTCTACCACAAGCAGCGGCACGCCGAGAAGATACAGATGAAGAAGAC CATTAAGATGCATGAAAAGAGAAATACGAAGAAAAAGAATGATGAAAAAACACCTAAAGGAGCTGTACCAGCATACCTGCTCGACAGAGAAGGCCAGTCCCGGGCTAAGGTTCTCTCTAACATGatcaagcagaaaagaaaagaaaaagct GGGAAATGGGAGGTTCCTGTGCCAAAGGTCCGTGCACAAGGAgaaacagaagttttaaaagtaattcgtacaggaaagagaaagaagaaggcCTGGAAAAGAATGGTTACcaaagtttgttttgttggaGATGGCTTTACTAGGAAGCCTCCTAAATACGAACGCTTCATTCGACCAATG GGCTTACGTTTCAAGAAGGCACATGTGACACATCCTGAACTTAAAGCTACTTTTTGCCTACCTATCCTTGGTGTAAAAAAGAatccttcttctcctttataTACAACGCTGGGTGTAATTACCAAGGGTACCGTCATTGAGGTGAACGTGAGTGAGCTTGGCCTCGTGACACAAGGGGGAAAAGTTATCTGGG GGAAATATGCACAAGTAACAAACAATCCAGAAAATGATGGCTGTATTAACGCAGTTCTACTTGTTTAA